One Silene latifolia isolate original U9 population chromosome 4, ASM4854445v1, whole genome shotgun sequence DNA segment encodes these proteins:
- the LOC141651586 gene encoding uncharacterized protein LOC141651586 encodes MPSSQQGGDFTPVEEDSFGAYSWLFTNSWYQRPQRGDQFEEETFEPLSVDPIEVEYPPMANDTRTIRELRARNYDTQPLCIAYPPMGANANFELKGYFIHNLPKFHGHAGDDPNRHLSELHMMCEGAIPNGVTEDQFKLRAFPFSLQDAAKNWLFYLQPGTIRTWKDMKAAFLEKYYPDSRHNHANKTITSPEQDASESLYEYWERFKKLVAQCPYHGLSGDDLLVNFCDGLTQQYQIMVNSATDGGVDNYSVVEANEIIERLAASTRNYGRSRGSKTLKSIETPSSSNHKLEKTVDELTKMVAQLVGKNQGGAQGSNVECIFCQGPHPMETCPIMEEQGISKENVSVMMHGQYNSRNPNGGGYYKYDPNGNTYNIGSRDNPNLSWGGDTSRSFQNGQFNHLRNSNSQGQSTNYQRNNNLQQAKGGSFQFGNQGHQGNHKNFQGGGSSSQGDEGLSTKEMFKIRMKGQAETSKRFDKMDADKIPSDARVKNIEIQLGQIAQEMAKNNQKNSNSIPSTTFPPKENAGAMTLRKGRTLESPPKKKRKAKSHERVIDIEEQIKEELVIEKEKETPSKANEEEVKSPLSNDKGKKESNNTKDQIEEIQREYVVEVPFPNALTHSKRFKRDEDLYETFRKCEVNIPLLNLLKGVPRYAKFLKELCTPSRNSKKGTQKVKVSEHVSTIFKKSLPKKCGDPGMFTIPCSIGKKDFTHAMLDLGASINVMPYNLYETLGLPPLLKTDVVIQLANRSNIYPKGMVEDVLVEVDHLTFPADFYVLDMEVDSRATPILLGRPFMKTSKTKIDVSNGNLTMEFDGKKLT; translated from the coding sequence ATGCCTAGTTCCCAACAAGGTGGTGATTTCACTCCCGTTGAAGAAGACTCATTCGGAGCATACTCTTGGTTGTTCACAAATTCGTGGTATCAAAGACCACAAAGGGGAGACCAATTTGAAGAAGAAACCTTTGAACCACTTTCGGTAGACCCAATAGAAGTGGAATACCCTCCCATGGCGAATGATACTAGGACTATTAGGGAGCTCCGGGCAAGAAATTACGACACTCAACCACTATGTATAGCCTACCCGCCCATGGGGGCTAATGCTAATTTTGAATTAAAAGGTTACTTCATTCACAACCTCCCAAAGTTCCATGGACATGCGGGGGATGACCCAAATCGCCATCTTTCCGAATTGCATATGATGTGTGAAGGTGCCATCCCCAATGGTGTCACggaagatcaatttaagttgCGAGCCTTCCCATTTTCACTACAAGATGCGGCAAAAAATTGGTTGTTTTACCTTCAACCGGGTACAATCCGTACTTGGAAGGACATGAAAGCGGCTTTTCTTGAAAAATACTACCCCGACTCAAGACATAACCATGCAAATAAAACCATTACTTCTCCGGAACAAGATGCAAGTGAGAgcttgtatgagtattgggagagattcaagaagttggttgcTCAATGTCCCTACCATGGTCTAAGTGGTGATGACCTTTTGGTGAACTTTTGTGATGGTCTTACTCAACAATACCAAATTATGGTGAATTCTGCTACGGATGGTGGGGTTGACAACTACTCCGTGGTGGAGGCAAATGAGATCATAGAAAGGTTGGCCGCTAGCACAAGAAATTATGGAAGAAGCCGGGGGTCAAAGACTCTTAAATCCATTGAGACGCCTTCTTCTTCCAACCACAAGCTTGAGAAAACCGTGGATGAACTTACAAAAATGGTAGCTCAACTAGTGGGAAAGAATCAAGGAGGAGCACAAGGATCTAATGTGGAGTGCATTTTTTGTCAAGGTCCACATCCGATGGAGACTTGCCCCATCATGGAAGAACAAGGGATAAGCAAGGAGAATGTGAGTGTCATGATGCATGGTCAATATAACTCTAGGAACCCAAATGGGGGAGGGTATTACAAGTATGACCCAAATGGCAACACTTACAACATTGGGTCAAGGGACAACCCCAACCTTTCTTGGGGAGGGGATACCTCAAGAAGCTTTCAAAATGGCCAATTCAATCACTTGAGGAACTCCAACTCACAAGGTCAAAGCACAAATTATCAAAGAAACAACAATCTTCAACAAGCAAAAGGAGGATCCTTCCAATTTGGTAACCAAGGTCACCAAGGCAACCACAAGAATTTTCAAGGGGGAGGTTCCTCCTCACAAGGAGATGAAGGTTTATCCACCAAGGAGATGTTCAAGATACGTATGAAAGGGCAAGCCGAGACAAGCAAGAGATTTGACAAGATGGATGCGGATAAAATCCCAAGTGATGCAAGGGTGAAGAATATTGAGATCCAACTTGGCCAAATTGCACAAGAAATGGCCAAGAACAATCAAAAGAACTCCAACTCAATTCCATCTACAACATTTCCTCCAAAGGAAAATGCAGGTGCAATGacattgaggaaggggagaactCTAGAATCTCCcccaaagaagaagagaaaggcAAAGTCACATGAGAGGGTCATTGACATTGAAGAGCAAATTAAAGAAGAGCTTGTGattgagaaagagaaagagacacCCTCAAAAGCTAATGAGGAAGAAGTGAAGAGTCCATTGAGCAATgacaaaggaaagaaagaaagcaaCAACACAAAAGATCAAATTGAGGAGATCCAAAGAGAATATGTTGTGGAGGTACCTTTTCCTAATGCTCTCACACATTCTAAGAGGTTTAAAAGAGATGAAGATCTCTATGAAACCTTTAGGAAGTGTGAAGTAAACATCCCTTTACTTAATCTTTTGAAAGGTGTTCcgaggtatgcaaagtttctTAAGGAACTTTGTACACCTAGTAGAAACTCAAAAAAGGGAACCCAAAAAGTGAAGGTGAGTGAACATGTCTCCACCATTTTCAAAAAGTCACTTCCTAAGAAGTGTGGCGATCCGGGGATGTTCACTATACCTTGCTCTATTGGGAAGAAAGATTTCACCCATGCCATGTTAGACCTAGGAGCGTCAATTAATGTAATGCCCTATAATCTTTATGAGACTTTAGGACTCCCACCCTTGTTGAAAACCGATGTAGTGATCCAACTTGCGAATCGCTCAAACATATACCCAAAGGGAATGGTGgaggatgtgttggtagaggtaGATCATTTGACCTTTCCGGCTGACTTCTATGTTCTTGACATGGAAGTCGATTCGAGGGCCACTCCGATCCTTTTAGGACGGCCTTTCATGAAAACATCTAAAACTAAGATTGACGTGTCTAATGGGAACCTAACTATGGAATTTGACGGAAAGAAGCTCACATAG